In Phycisphaerales bacterium, the sequence CGGCATGGCGGGGGACGCCATGACCGAGACCGTCATCCGCAAGGCTCCGCAGCACCTGAGCGAGGGCGGCTTTGCCCAGATTATCGGGAACTGGGCAACCCTGGCGACCAAGCCCGTCCGCGATCGCGTGGTCGATTGGCTCCGTGGCAGCAACTGCGATGCGCTGATCCTGAACTCCAAGGTCCAGAATGCGTTGGAATACGCCACGAGTTGGATCGAGGAGAGCGAGCCTGTGCCGCCGGATCAACGGTGGCGCGTGTTGCAGGAGTGGCTCAAGTCCTTCCAGGATCTTGGGATCATCGGGATTACCTACGGCACGGCCACGCTCCGGAAGCGGTCGAGTTCGGCCGCCCCTGGGACGCCGGGCGGGAACTGGATCTCGGCGGATGACATGCCCGAGGTGGTCGATCGGGCGGTGGGGGAGCACCTGGCCCGGATCTTTGCGGGGCGCCATGTGCTGGCGGGGATGGGGGCGGAGGCCGAGAAGCGGCTGGCGGATGCGGTATTGAGGCCCTCGCCGGATTTGAGACTGGAGACGATCCTCGGTCCGGGCACGTCCGAGAATGGTTCGACGGGGTCGGAGGACGGCGGCTGGACGCAAGTCTCGACGGCTTTGAAGCTTGCGAACGGCTTCCCGATCCGCCAAGAGGTTGACGCGAATCAAGCCGCCTTTGTTCTGTCTTTGGACGGACGTCGATCTGTGATGTCGATCCTTACCAGCTTGGCCGGTGATCGAACTGGGGCCATCGCGCCGATGGCTACCCGTTTAGGGGGATGGTTGGTTGAAAAGGGGCTGGCGGAAGTGATTTGAGGGGCAATCGTGTGAGTTTGGGTAAAGGCAAACTTGTCGATTGTGCCCGCCTGGAAGGAATTTGACGCCTGGAGCAGTTTTTCTTTCAACTTTCCTGGTAATTCCCAAAATCTGTTGTACATCTACTTATGTGAGGAAACCCCTGGGTTTGGACCAGGAGTCACCGGCGAAGGCTGGATGACGACTGGTCGGGTCAGGTTCGGGGTTTTTCTCGTCATATCGGTTCCCGTGCGCGTGGCGCGAACGGGAGGGTGCGAGTCGTTCGCGGCAACCAGAGGGGAACCTCATGCGCCGGACTGTTACATCTATCGCTGCTCTTGGGATCGGGCTTGGGATTCTTGCCCCCCTCTCTTCAGGAGCTCTCATCGTTTCCAACGTGCAGGTCAGTGGCTCGCTCAGTGCGGGTGTCTCGACCATGGTCGGAACGGACACGATTGACATCGTGTTCGGCGGAGGGGGAGCCACTGTCGGCGACTCCACCAATCCGATCCGCGGAGGAAACCTCATCATCACCTTTGACGTTGACTCGACCTCGGGCAACCTCACCCAGGACATCGCGTCCATCACGGGGAGCGTGTCCGGGACGGGACTGGTGATCTTCAACGAGATCATCGAGGACCGGACGCCCGGCAATCAGGGCGTGATCGGCTCGGCGGATCTGCTCTTGAACGGGCCGACTCCGAACCCAGCCACGATCGTGTTCTCTCGCGGGAGCAGCTCGATCAAGGTGAAGAAGACGCTGGTCTTTTCCGCGTCGCCCTCGGAACTCGTGGACAACGCGACGGTCACGCTGCTTCGGCAGACGATCGTCCCCAGTCCGGGTTCGATGGCCTTGCTGGGGATCGGGTCGCTGGGCCTCCTGGGCCGTCGGCGTCGGTCGTAAGAACAAACGGACTGTGTAGTGCGGTGGAACTTCGACGTGATGTGTACTAGATAGGGCCCTCATTCGGGGCTGGGAGAAGTCGGATGCGACGCAACATGAAACTCGCCTCTGGATTGATCGCCCTGGTCGGGGCAGGCGCGACGGCGCACGGCGCGATCGTGTTCTCGTCGGTGACCCAGTCGGGGTCGCTCGGCGGGGGCTTCACGACCGCGGCGGGACCCAATGACATTGATATCTCGATCCCCTTCGCCACCGGCACGGTCGGCGACCCAGGGGTTGCCGCGACGCGCTCGGGCACCGCGACGTTCACCTTCACGGTGACCGGAACGGGCGGCGACGTGCTCGATCGCAACATACTGAGCGTGCTTGGCGCGATCCAGGGCTCGGCGGCATCGGTGACCATCGCCACGCTCGTCGAGGACCTGACTCCCGGGAACACCGGGACGATCGCGAACTCGAGCATTGTGATCAGTTCGGCGAACCCGCCCCCGGAGGATGCGATCATCACCTTCTCGCGGTCGTCGGCGCAGATCCGTGTCACGAACACGCTGACGTTCAACGCCAACGAGGACACCGCGGGCATCGACCTTGCCAACGTGAGCCTCATGGAGCAGCGCTTCGTGCCCGCTCCGGGCGCTCTGGGTCTGGTCGGAGTCGGTGGGCTGGTTGCCCTGCGTCGCCGGCGTCGATAGTTCTATCTCCAGAAGGAGAGCGGTGTCTGAGTCCGCGAGGGAGATAGGCTCAGATTTCGCAGAACGATCCGGGCGTACGCTGGATGCGGCGCCCGGGTTTATTTTTGGAGTTCGCGAGTCGGGCGTTCTCGGAGACTCAAACCTCGTCCATAGGCGTACACTCGCGCATGCCGACCGAGCACCGTGATTCGAACGCTATGCCTTCGAGCGATGGACGACCCAGCGACGACTCAATCCTGCTGGTGAGCG encodes:
- a CDS encoding methyltransferase; this translates as MSTLAPAFSSDADLAAFREVLARADYSISGVCKAVNVPDFETLRRTAPPLLSARTSAGRPIDILIKLFILGETLHAAHVDEGLAPLSAKVLADAGLLVLQDFPGQGVAAAAKVTVMPYQDLVLAYSARLQHGPAANDFVMGPGMTSRALACQMLTHRRARTLDVGTGCGVLALLAAKHSDHVVGTDLSPHAIAFARFNAKLNAITNVEFRQGSLFEPVAGESFDHILCNPPFVITPKAGYMYRDSGMAGDAMTETVIRKAPQHLSEGGFAQIIGNWATLATKPVRDRVVDWLRGSNCDALILNSKVQNALEYATSWIEESEPVPPDQRWRVLQEWLKSFQDLGIIGITYGTATLRKRSSSAAPGTPGGNWISADDMPEVVDRAVGEHLARIFAGRHVLAGMGAEAEKRLADAVLRPSPDLRLETILGPGTSENGSTGSEDGGWTQVSTALKLANGFPIRQEVDANQAAFVLSLDGRRSVMSILTSLAGDRTGAIAPMATRLGGWLVEKGLAEVI
- a CDS encoding PEP-CTERM sorting domain-containing protein (PEP-CTERM proteins occur, often in large numbers, in the proteomes of bacteria that also encode an exosortase, a predicted intramembrane cysteine proteinase. The presence of a PEP-CTERM domain at a protein's C-terminus predicts cleavage within the sorting domain, followed by covalent anchoring to some some component of the (usually Gram-negative) cell surface. Many PEP-CTERM proteins exhibit an unusual sequence composition that includes large numbers of potential glycosylation sites. Expression of one such protein has been shown restore the ability of a bacterium to form floc, a type of biofilm.), with product MFGGGGATVGDSTNPIRGGNLIITFDVDSTSGNLTQDIASITGSVSGTGLVIFNEIIEDRTPGNQGVIGSADLLLNGPTPNPATIVFSRGSSSIKVKKTLVFSASPSELVDNATVTLLRQTIVPSPGSMALLGIGSLGLLGRRRRS